One Salvia splendens isolate huo1 chromosome 22, SspV2, whole genome shotgun sequence DNA segment encodes these proteins:
- the LOC121786488 gene encoding S-adenosylmethionine decarboxylase proenzyme-like, producing MASPISAIGFEGYEKRLEISFREPGVIADPRAHGLRSLSKDQLDEILEPAQCTIVSSLKNTEVDSYVLSESSLFVYPYKIIVKTCGTTKLLLSVPPILKFADSLGLTVSSVIYTRGTFIFPSAQPFPHRHFSDEVAVLDSYFSKRGLSSKASVTGGADGHGKWHTYSACARATSNMAPVNTLEVCMTNLDKKKASVFFKKHSSSAAVMTEASGIRKILPGSKICDFDFDPCGYSMNSIEGSAISNIHVTPEDGFSYASFEAAGYDFRVLDLSQTVEKVLACFRPAKFSVALHTCVGDKCLNPEIALDVKGYFCRERSYDSLAKGGSILYSSFSSSCSFPRSILEPGWIKEVGKTEHLINDMDTATTLSMVHMSSSMVKPRFHSRL from the coding sequence ATGGCCTCACCTATCTCGGCAATTGGATTTGAAGGTTATGAGAAAAGACTCGAGATTTCATTCCGTGAGCCTGGAGTAATTGCTGATCCTAGAGCCCATGGGCTCCGCTCGCTTTCAAAAGATCAGTTGGATGAAATACTCGAGCCAGCGCAATGCACCATCGTATCCTCCTTAAAGAACACTGAAGTTGATTCATATGTCCTGTCTGAGTCTAGCCTTTTCGTGTACCCATACAAGATAATAGTGAAAACTTGCGGGACAACTAAACTGCTGCTTTCAGTCCCTCCCATCCTTAAGTTTGCTGATTCACTTGGACTTACTGTGAGCTCTGTTATATACACTCGTGGAACATTCATATTCCCAAGTGCTCAGCCATTTCCACACCGTCACTTTAGTGATGAAGTGGCTGTTCTCGATAGCTATTTTAGCAAACGCGGCCTGAGCAGCAAGGCCTCTGTGACTGGTGGTGCTGATGGACATGGGAAATGGCACACTTACTCTGCTTGTGCTCGAGCAACCAGCAATATGGCTCCCGTTAATACCTTAGAGGTTTGCATGACCAACTTGGACAAGAAGAAGGCTTCTGTGTTTTTCAAGAAACACTCTAGCTCTGCAGCTGTCATGACAGAAGCTTCAGGTATCAGGAAAATTCTTCCTGGGTCCAAGATctgtgattttgattttgatccCTGTGGCTACTCCATGAATTCTATAGAAGGAAGTGCAATCTCGAATATTCATGTGACACCAGAAGATGGGTTCAGTTATGCAAGTTTTGAGGCTGCTGGTTATGATTTCAGAGTACTTGATCTTAGTCAGACGGTCGAGAAGGTGTTGGCATGCTTTAGGCCTGCAAAGTTTTCTGTGGCCTTGCATACTTGTGTTGGTGACAAATGTTTGAATCCAGAAATCGCTTTGGATGTGAAGGGATACTTCTGCAGAGAAAGGAGCTATGATTCTCTCGCAAAAGGAGGTTCGATTCTCTACAGTAGCTTCTCTAGCAGTTGCAGCTTTCCGAGATCAATCCTCGAACCCGGTTGGATCAAGGAAGTTGGGAAGACAGAGCATCTTATAAATGATATGGATACTGCTACAACTCTGTCAATGGTCCATATGAGTAGCAGCATGGTTAAGCCTCGCTTTCACTCTAGGCTTTAG